The Chitinophaga niabensis genome segment CAAAGCAAAGGATTATGACGAAGCGGTTGAGCTGGCAAAAGGTTGCCCGATCATTCAGTATGGCGCCATTGTTGAAGTGCGGATGGCAGTACCTGTAGCGTAAAAAAAGCCTCCCGGTACACTGAAGTGCCCCCGAAAAGTTAGATACTTTTCGGGGGCATATCATGCCGGGAGGCTTTTTTTATAAGGGTTCTCCTGGTTACACAAAGCAAGGGCTGGCAGACCTGATGATAAGGTCTTTAATTGTTCAGCCTGCGCTTTATTTGCCCGATCTTCTTTTCAATTAAGGCGATATCCACAGGTTTGTTCACCTGTTTTAATGCAGTTTCATAATGCTGCATCGCCTTTCTGTCGTCAATATGTGTATATAGGTTTCCTAACAATGCGTAGTAAAAGTAATTATCCTTCAATCCCAGCTTCTCTGCCGCTATGATTGCTTCCTGTTTGCCTCTTGCCTTGGAAAGCGCGAAGGTGCGGTTTAAGGCCGCAATGGGTGAATACTCCAGGATCAGCAGCTGGTTGTACAGGTCAAGGATGTTGTTCCACTTTTCGCTGGAGTCTTCTTTATGGGTGTGCCAGTATGCAATGCCAGCTTCCAGGTGGTACCTTGTTAACACAGCGGTATCTGCAGCCTGGTTGAGATAATACTCACCCCGTTCAATCAGCTCACGGTTCCAGAGCGTTTCATCCTGTTCCTCATACAGTATCATTTCTCCTGTTTCATTCATCCTTGCTTCAAAACGGGAGGCATGAAAACACATTAAAGCCAGTAATGCATTCACGGCCGGCTGATTGGTGTGCGGCTGTTCTACCAGGAGGTAATTGAGCCGCATGGCCTCCACACAGAATTCTTTCCGCAGTACATTATTATGGGAGGTAGAGTAATAACCTTCAGAAAAAAGGAGGTACAAAGCTTTCAGCACCGTTTCCAGGCGGTCGTTTATTTCGGAGAAGGTGGGCTGCCGGATCTTTAGTTCCGCATCTTTCAGTTTCTCCTTTGCACGTTCCAGCCGTTTGTATATCACGGTTTTGGTGGTCAGGTAAGCATCTGCTATCTCCTGCGCGCCGAAGCCGCAGAGCAGGTTTAAAGCAAGCGCTACCTGCGATTCCGTGGGGATGGAAGGATGGCACACCGTAAAGATCATTGCCAGCTGACTGTCTGTAATATTACGGGCAGAAAGATCTATTTCTATCTCCTCCCCTTCCGGGATACTGTAGCGGAGGTCTGTCAGCAATTTCTGTTGAAAGAAGTTGTTCCTTTTCAGCCAGTTCTTTGTTTTATTCTTAGCCACCGTATATAACCAGGCAGTTGGATTTTCAGGTACTCCCCGGGCACTCCACGATTCGGTAGCTGCCAGGAAAGTATCACTCACAATATCTTCTGCCATTTCTATATGTTCAATGCCAAACAGCGAACTCAGTACCGAAACCATTTTCCGGTACTCCATTCTAAACAGGTGAGGTAACAATTCTTTTTCCTCCATAGCCCTCTCTTATCCCTGTGCCATACGTATCTCTACTGAACCTCCCAGTTCCAGGATCGGCGCTCCCTTTGCAATTTCAACAGCCTCATCATAACTTCCTGCCTTAATAATTACAAATCCTCCGATTGATTCCTTGATCTCCGCATAAGGGCCATCTGTTACACTCTTATCATGTTTAAGCACCTTCCCCATCGATTCCCATGGTTGTAACGGTCTTGCCAGCACATCGCGGCTCTTAAGATCATTAAACCATTCCCGCCACCGGCTCAAATGCGCCTGCAGTTGTTCCGGTGACGGTTGAATCTCCTTTGTTTTGTAGTCTCTACGGAATACCAATAAGAATTCATTCATATTTCATGGTTTTTTCTTCCTGTTCCTCAGCCAAACTGTCCTGCCCTGTAAGTTCCTACTGCGGCCGGGTTAGTGAAGGCTATATTAAAGCGGTTCCAGGTATTGATAGTGGACACCGCCAATGTCAGGTCTACGAGTTCTTCGTCTGTGAACTGCTCTTTTACCCTTGCATACACATCATCCGGTACGTGGGCAGCAGTAACTGCTTCAGCCCATGCCAGCGCAGCTCTTTCCCTGTCAGTAAAGAACGGTGTTTCCCGCCATGCGTTCAAAGTGAATAAACGCTGGGCATCTTCGCCATGTGCCAGGGCATCCTTTGAATGCATATCCAGGCAGTAAGCACAACCGTTGATCTGCGATACGCGCATGTCCACCAATGTTATCAATTTCTCATCAATCAGCGATTTCTTAAGATATGCGCCGGTATGAAAGAGTGTTTTAAGAGCGCCCTGGCCCTTTTCCTGAAAGTTAATCCTTTGTTCCATTTTTTATTTAATTTATTGTTTCTATTATAACAACTGAATTCCCCATTTTCGACAAATTCTCCTAAAAAAATTTATTTATACCAGGATATCGTTCCGGGCCTTTATAGGATCAGGTAATTCTCTTTCACCTAATATTTCCCTGAGATCTATTTCTATTGCCCGGCAGATCTGGGAAATGGGCACATCGTTGGAGCTTCCCTCAAAAGGGTTCTCTGTACTTTCCCCTACCTGTTCCAGGGAGGTGTACATCCAGGATATGAGTACACTAAAGGGGACCACCAGCCAGATCATATGCCCCTTCATTACTCCTGCTACCATGCCATTCAATTTGTCGAACTCCTGCAACATGCCAAATGGCAGAAGGCAGCAGAACATGCGTACAAAAATAGTATTGATAATGGAATACTGCCGGGGATAAGGTGTTTCTTTGATGGATTCGCACTGCCCCTGCTGAATGATGAAATTATTGTGCATCCGCTGCATTTCTATAAAGTGGGCAAGTTGGATCGCTTCACTGTCATAAGCCGTTTTGATGGTCTGGTTCTGCAACACCAGCAATTGCGTTGCTTTGTTATGCATACCTGAAATATGAGCCAGTTCCTCTTTGGGGATATATTTCAACATCTCATCCTCGAAGGTATGTTGCCTTTCAGGAATACTGTAGTAACGTTGGTATTCTGCATTGTAACGTGCGTCTGCCACTTCCCATATACGATTTTCCCGCATCTGGTAACGTAGCGTTGTGAGCCAGGCAAAGTGCCGGTAGAACAGCTTACGTACAAACGCTTCGTCCTGGAAGTAATCGTGGCACATGATCGCCCAGGCTTTGCTGCTATTACTGATATTGGTCCAAATGGTATGGCCGTCCCAGGTCCGGTTGTACGTTTGTGTGTTCTTAAATCCTACGATAAAGGCAGTAGCGGTACCTAAAAGCGAAACTACCGTCCAGGGAACTACAAGCCATCTTATTCCTAAAAGATGATACAGTATCACCGGTATGATGCCCAGTATGATCAGTGTGTAGATCTTTCTCCTTGTCCAGAAAAGAAAAGCAGCGAATTTATAAGATTTTCCTATGTGCATGTATAAATGGGTCTATTTGTTCGTTTCATCTTCTTCCGCATCATCCGTTCTGATCTGATCATCCAGGAACTCACTGCCATCGTAAATGTCTTTTTCATGGATTGGATCCAGGGCTTCTTCCACCGTGGTCACCTTTGGCGTTGTATTATTGCCTCTAAAAAGGCTCCTAAAGATCTCGGATAGCGCTTTCATGATTGTTGGATTTAGTTCATGAAGGGTTTGCAACCTATGTGCCACAGGGTTAACATGTTTAAGATCAATTAATTAATTGCAGGAGTAAAAGTTTAACGTAGCGATATATCGTTTTTACACGGTATATAGTGAGCGGTTTGTTTCTTACATTTAACTTATGAAAAACACCGATAACTTCCAGTTTGAACTAAGCCCCGAAAATGGTTTAGTCGAAAAGTATCGCCCGCTACTTCCCGAAAAACTCATCTCCTTCTGGCAGGAACATGGTTTCGGCACAATAGCAGACGGATATCTTAAAATTGTGAACCCGGATGATCTTGAGCCATCACTCAGGGAAATCTATAGCCCTGTATATAAGAACCCCATTGTAATGTTTGCCACCGGTTTGTCTGATCTTATTATCTGGGAAAACAATTATACCATACTGCTTGATCCCAGGCATGGTACTTCTAAAGTACTTGAATCCGGTTTTGAATACTTCTTTGAGGACATCAATGATGCTGATTACATCAACGACGACCTGGAGGGGGCAAATTATTTTTCAGCAAAAGAAAGATCAGGCCCTGTTGCTTTCGATGAATGTT includes the following:
- a CDS encoding carboxymuconolactone decarboxylase family protein — protein: MEQRINFQEKGQGALKTLFHTGAYLKKSLIDEKLITLVDMRVSQINGCAYCLDMHSKDALAHGEDAQRLFTLNAWRETPFFTDRERAALAWAEAVTAAHVPDDVYARVKEQFTDEELVDLTLAVSTINTWNRFNIAFTNPAAVGTYRAGQFG
- a CDS encoding T6SS immunity protein Tdi1 domain-containing protein; the protein is MKNTDNFQFELSPENGLVEKYRPLLPEKLISFWQEHGFGTIADGYLKIVNPDDLEPSLREIYSPVYKNPIVMFATGLSDLIIWENNYTILLDPRHGTSKVLESGFEYFFEDINDADYINDDLEGANYFSAKERSGPVAFDECYGYVPLLGLGGPEKVGNLQKVKMKEHISLIAQAIGKIQ
- a CDS encoding RNA polymerase sigma factor; the protein is MEEKELLPHLFRMEYRKMVSVLSSLFGIEHIEMAEDIVSDTFLAATESWSARGVPENPTAWLYTVAKNKTKNWLKRNNFFQQKLLTDLRYSIPEGEEIEIDLSARNITDSQLAMIFTVCHPSIPTESQVALALNLLCGFGAQEIADAYLTTKTVIYKRLERAKEKLKDAELKIRQPTFSEINDRLETVLKALYLLFSEGYYSTSHNNVLRKEFCVEAMRLNYLLVEQPHTNQPAVNALLALMCFHASRFEARMNETGEMILYEEQDETLWNRELIERGEYYLNQAADTAVLTRYHLEAGIAYWHTHKEDSSEKWNNILDLYNQLLILEYSPIAALNRTFALSKARGKQEAIIAAEKLGLKDNYFYYALLGNLYTHIDDRKAMQHYETALKQVNKPVDIALIEKKIGQIKRRLNN
- a CDS encoding YciI family protein yields the protein MNEFLLVFRRDYKTKEIQPSPEQLQAHLSRWREWFNDLKSRDVLARPLQPWESMGKVLKHDKSVTDGPYAEIKESIGGFVIIKAGSYDEAVEIAKGAPILELGGSVEIRMAQG
- a CDS encoding bestrophin family protein; the encoded protein is MHIGKSYKFAAFLFWTRRKIYTLIILGIIPVILYHLLGIRWLVVPWTVVSLLGTATAFIVGFKNTQTYNRTWDGHTIWTNISNSSKAWAIMCHDYFQDEAFVRKLFYRHFAWLTTLRYQMRENRIWEVADARYNAEYQRYYSIPERQHTFEDEMLKYIPKEELAHISGMHNKATQLLVLQNQTIKTAYDSEAIQLAHFIEMQRMHNNFIIQQGQCESIKETPYPRQYSIINTIFVRMFCCLLPFGMLQEFDKLNGMVAGVMKGHMIWLVVPFSVLISWMYTSLEQVGESTENPFEGSSNDVPISQICRAIEIDLREILGERELPDPIKARNDILV